The following proteins are encoded in a genomic region of Methylibium petroleiphilum PM1:
- a CDS encoding c-type cytochrome, with amino-acid sequence MMFRLNSLLVSLVAVALGSVAPLASAQDKPLYKVVDGYKVDANTMKGFRTWRAAACDRCHGANQEGMVGPSLINSLKTLSKEDFVKTVRDGRLDKGMQSFGSSPQVMDNMDHLYAYLKGRSDGAITRSKVEEIQ; translated from the coding sequence ATGATGTTCCGACTGAATAGCCTGCTTGTCTCCCTCGTCGCCGTTGCCCTGGGCAGCGTGGCCCCGCTGGCGTCCGCGCAGGACAAGCCGCTCTACAAGGTTGTCGATGGCTACAAGGTCGATGCCAACACGATGAAGGGTTTCCGCACCTGGCGTGCGGCGGCCTGCGACCGCTGCCATGGCGCCAACCAGGAGGGCATGGTCGGCCCGTCGCTGATCAACAGCCTGAAGACGCTGAGCAAGGAAGATTTCGTCAAGACGGTCCGTGACGGCCGCCTCGACAAGGGCATGCAGAGCTTCGGCAGCAGCCCGCAGGTGATGGACAACATGGACCATCTGTATGCCTACCTGAAGGGTCGCTCCGACGGCGCGATCACCCGCTCCAAGGTCGAAGAGATCCAATGA
- the xoxF gene encoding PQQ-dependent ethylene glycol dehydrogenase XoxF has product MKVSKHSGWRLMRPLGLALLAIPAVVQANADVEKNIANSKNWAMQAGDMFNQRYSKLDQINKGNVGKMQVAWTFSTGVLRGHEGSPLVIDGTMYLHSPFPNKVFAIDLNTQKILWKYEPKQDPAVIPQMCCDTVNRGLAYAEGKVILQQADSNLVALDAKSGKVVWSVKNGDPKLGAVNTNAPHVFKDKVITGISGGEWGVRGFIAAYNLKDGKPAWKGYSVGPDAEMLIDPAKTTTWIDGKVAPVGADSSLKTWKGDQWKIGGGTTWGWYSYDKALNAMYYGTGNPSTWNPSQRPGDNKWSMSIWSRDVDTGKVNWVYQMTPFDEWDFDGINEMILADINVKGKPTKALVHFDRNGFAYTMDRTNGALLVAEKYDPKVNWATHVDMKTGRPQVVKQYSTAQNGPDVNTKGICPAALGSKDQQPASFDPNTKLFYVPTNHVCMDYEPFKVEYTAGQPYVGATLSMFPAPGSHGGMGNYITWDAGTGKIVQSKAEKFSVWSGSLNTAGGLSCYGTLEGYFKCVDAKDISKELFKFKTPSGIIGNVFTYEHKGKQYMGVFSGIGGWAGIGMAAGLEKDQDGLGAVGGYKELNQYTELGGSLTVFALPN; this is encoded by the coding sequence ATGAAAGTTTCTAAGCATTCGGGTTGGCGCCTGATGCGCCCCCTCGGATTGGCGCTGCTCGCGATCCCGGCAGTCGTGCAAGCGAATGCGGACGTCGAGAAGAACATTGCCAATTCCAAGAACTGGGCGATGCAGGCTGGTGACATGTTCAACCAGCGCTACAGCAAGCTCGACCAGATCAACAAGGGCAACGTCGGCAAGATGCAGGTCGCGTGGACCTTCTCCACCGGCGTGCTGCGCGGCCACGAGGGCTCGCCGCTGGTCATCGACGGCACGATGTACCTGCACTCGCCGTTCCCCAACAAGGTCTTCGCGATCGACCTGAACACCCAGAAGATCCTCTGGAAGTACGAGCCGAAGCAGGATCCGGCGGTCATCCCGCAGATGTGCTGCGACACGGTGAACCGTGGCCTGGCGTACGCCGAAGGCAAGGTCATCCTGCAGCAGGCCGACTCCAACCTCGTGGCCCTGGACGCCAAGTCGGGCAAGGTGGTGTGGAGCGTGAAGAACGGCGATCCGAAGCTCGGCGCCGTGAACACCAACGCCCCGCACGTCTTCAAGGACAAGGTCATCACCGGCATCTCCGGTGGTGAGTGGGGTGTGCGCGGCTTCATCGCTGCCTACAACCTGAAGGACGGCAAGCCGGCGTGGAAGGGCTACAGCGTGGGCCCCGACGCCGAGATGCTGATCGACCCGGCCAAGACCACCACCTGGATCGACGGCAAGGTCGCTCCGGTGGGCGCCGACTCGTCGCTGAAGACCTGGAAGGGCGATCAGTGGAAGATCGGTGGCGGCACCACCTGGGGCTGGTACAGCTACGACAAGGCGCTGAACGCCATGTACTACGGCACCGGCAACCCGTCGACCTGGAACCCGAGCCAGCGCCCGGGCGACAACAAGTGGTCGATGTCAATCTGGTCGCGTGACGTCGACACGGGCAAGGTCAACTGGGTCTACCAGATGACGCCGTTCGACGAGTGGGACTTCGACGGCATCAACGAGATGATCCTCGCGGACATCAACGTGAAGGGCAAGCCGACCAAGGCGCTGGTGCACTTCGACCGCAACGGCTTCGCGTACACGATGGACCGCACCAACGGTGCGCTGCTCGTGGCCGAGAAGTACGACCCGAAGGTGAACTGGGCGACCCACGTCGACATGAAGACCGGCCGTCCCCAGGTCGTGAAGCAGTACTCGACGGCGCAAAACGGCCCCGATGTCAACACCAAGGGCATCTGCCCGGCGGCGCTGGGCTCGAAGGACCAGCAGCCGGCCTCGTTCGACCCGAACACCAAGCTCTTCTACGTGCCGACCAACCACGTCTGCATGGACTACGAGCCGTTCAAGGTCGAGTACACCGCGGGCCAGCCGTACGTGGGCGCGACGCTGTCGATGTTCCCGGCTCCGGGCAGCCATGGTGGCATGGGCAACTACATCACCTGGGATGCCGGTACCGGCAAGATCGTGCAGAGCAAGGCCGAGAAGTTCTCGGTGTGGAGCGGTTCGCTCAACACCGCGGGCGGCCTGAGCTGCTACGGCACGCTGGAGGGCTACTTCAAGTGCGTCGATGCCAAGGACATCAGCAAGGAACTGTTCAAGTTCAAGACTCCGTCCGGCATCATCGGCAACGTGTTCACCTATGAGCACAAGGGCAAGCAGTACATGGGCGTGTTCTCGGGCATCGGCGGCTGGGCCGGCATCGGCATGGCAGCGGGCCTCGAGAAGGACCAGGACGGCCTGGGTGCTGTGGGCGGCTACAAGGAGCTGAACCAGTACACGGAACTCGGCGGCTCGCTGACGGTCTTTGCACTGCCGAACTGA
- a CDS encoding substrate-binding domain-containing protein, whose amino-acid sequence MTRAARREAVAAGVLALAALTGAALPAAAQEPPPRKAFRVCQDPNNLPFSSLDGQGYENKIAELFAKELGLPVEYYSFPQRLAFVRNTLRYKLPGEDFRCDIIMGVPAGYDQVSATKPYYRSTYALVYASGKGLDGVKSIDDFLALDRAQLQKLRIGLYDRSPASEWLNKHQLVEQGVPYQIMNADPKQYPGEIIEKDLASGKIDAAIVWGPIGGYFAKKVQQPQLVVVPMRSEPGVKFDFPMAMGVRYGEREWKQQIETLIEKLRPEITAILRDFNVPLLDNEPAATTRQ is encoded by the coding sequence ATGACGCGCGCTGCACGACGCGAAGCTGTCGCCGCCGGCGTGCTGGCTCTGGCCGCGCTGACCGGCGCGGCCTTGCCGGCCGCCGCACAGGAGCCGCCGCCGCGCAAGGCCTTCCGCGTCTGCCAGGACCCGAACAACCTGCCCTTCTCCAGCCTCGACGGACAAGGCTACGAGAACAAGATCGCCGAGCTGTTCGCCAAGGAACTCGGACTGCCGGTCGAGTACTACTCGTTCCCGCAGAGGCTGGCCTTCGTGCGCAACACGCTGCGCTACAAGTTGCCGGGCGAGGATTTCCGCTGCGACATCATCATGGGCGTGCCGGCCGGCTACGACCAGGTGTCGGCCACCAAGCCCTACTACCGGTCGACCTACGCGCTGGTCTACGCGTCGGGCAAGGGCCTGGACGGCGTGAAGTCGATCGACGACTTTCTCGCACTCGATCGCGCGCAACTCCAGAAGCTGCGCATCGGCCTCTACGACCGCTCGCCGGCATCGGAGTGGCTGAACAAGCACCAGCTCGTCGAGCAGGGCGTGCCCTACCAGATCATGAACGCGGACCCGAAGCAGTACCCGGGCGAGATCATCGAGAAGGACCTCGCGAGCGGCAAGATCGACGCCGCTATCGTGTGGGGGCCGATCGGCGGCTACTTCGCGAAGAAGGTGCAGCAGCCGCAGCTGGTGGTCGTGCCGATGCGCTCGGAGCCGGGCGTCAAGTTCGATTTCCCGATGGCGATGGGCGTGCGCTATGGCGAACGCGAGTGGAAGCAGCAGATCGAGACGCTGATCGAGAAGCTGCGGCCCGAGATCACGGCCATCCTGCGCGACTTCAACGTGCCGTTGCTGGACAACGAACCGGCGGCGACCACGCGGCAGTGA